From Nicotiana tabacum cultivar K326 chromosome 20, ASM71507v2, whole genome shotgun sequence, one genomic window encodes:
- the LOC107791571 gene encoding uncharacterized protein LOC107791571, with translation MPTNKLNHTAGKSMARFKSTTRKPLRDVSNATTVKPLGTYFKTKKILQGRENDVVEQVVGEVNVIVDRLLLIRSDFSSVIHQIDEVVQVLKLGGKKNEREIESFVHVLSEMQASLKSWVPKFQKALSDLSARPEYEQSRPREAIPLVADNISNAVDSPDDVESPEQSKWDSLVSPSPLVSWRAGCTTEGGRQLFLLTPLPHPKVLSSKCQGSSKKLEKDTSNTNAQQDPLFDIMGDIEDRLLENTKAIQNIASATASQPPSLSDVTGEMGILHVSDEVKSIPTEVSDNDMTINKVTRKSDLISPVKLPQIDNSLLVTTPCLKISPPKTCVLLEPSSEYNCRDRNGAYKMTPFPVARHFSTQDSESSSSEAAEHLTKKYPELFGIRLSQNLTNRGKAVDESPDLLFSPPKTCVLMELPVEEPLTNAADIVESTPLMTESKSIVITGKHPGENTLKKELWVKFEAASRDGIRFNPSTTQKTTEKGFLERLEEVSNAEEEV, from the exons ATGCCGACGAACAAGTTGAACCACACCGCCGGCAAATCTATGGCGAGATTTAAATCCACAACAAGAAAACCACTGCGAGACGTTTCAAATGCAACTACGGTAAAGCCATTGGGAACTTACTTCAAAACCAAGAAAATCCTCCAGGGAAGGGAAAACGACGTCGTCGAACAGGTGGTGGGCGAAGTTAATGTCATTGTCGACCGTCTCCTTCTCATTCGCTCCGATTTCTCCTCCGTCATTCATCAG ATTGATGAAGTTGTTCAAGTGCTCAAACTAGGAGGCAAGAAGAATGAAAGGGAAATTGAATCTTTTGTGCATGTCTTGTCTGAAATGCAAGCTTCTCTGAAG TCATGGGTTCCTAAATTCCAGAAAGCCCTTTCCGATCTATCCGCGAGGCCTGAGTATGAACAGTCACGACCTCGTGAGGCAATTCCTCTGGTGGCTGATAATATAAGCAATGCTGTTGATAGTCCTGATGATGTTGAAAGCCCTGAACAATCCAAGTGGGATTCACTGGTCTCCCCATCACCCCTTGTGTCTTGGCGTGCAGGCTGTACGACTGAGGGTGGGAGACAACTTTTTCTGCTCACACCTTTGCCTCATCCCAAAGTACTATCATCCAAATGCCAGGGATCCTCTAAAAAGTTAGAAAAGGATACATCAAATACAAATGCCCAGCAAGACCCTCTTTTTGATATCATGGGAGATATAGAAGATCGTTTGCTTGAGAATACAAAAGCCATTCAAAATATTGCCTCTGCTACGGCTAGTCAGCCACCGTCCCTTTCTGATGTAACTGGGGAGATGGGCATATTGCATGTAAGTGATGAAGTGAAATCAATTCCAACCGAAGTTTCTGATAATGATATGACCATCAACAAGGTCACTCGGAAAAGCGATCTTATTTCCCCTGTGAAACTTCCACAAATTGACAACTCATTGCTAGTAACGACTCCATGTTTGAAAATCTCACCGCCGAAGACCTGTGTCCTGCTTGAACCCTCGTCAGAATACAACTGTAGGGACAGGAATGGGGCTTATAAAATGACACCATTTCCTGTTGCCCGTCACTTTTCTACTCAAGATTCAGAATCCTCCAGCTCCGAAGCTGCTGAGCATTTGACGAAGAAGTATCCGGAGCTATTTGGGATCAGATTAAGTCAAAACTTGACAAACAGAGGGAAGGCGGTAGATGAATCACCAGACTTGCTTTTTTCACCACCCAAAACTTGTGTTCTGATGGAGCTACCTGTGGAAGAACCATTGACAAATGCAGCTG ATATAGTTGAAAGCACTCCCTTGATGACAGAATCCAAGAGCATTGTTATAACGGGAAAGCATCCTGGTGAGAACACTTTGAAGAAAGAGCTATGGGTAAAATTTGAAGCAGCATCGAGAGATGGCATCCGTTTTAATCCATCTACTACACAGAAAACTACCGAGAAAGGTTTCCTTGAAAGATTGGAAGAGGTTTCAAATGCAGAGGAGGAGGTCTGA